The proteins below are encoded in one region of Ricinus communis isolate WT05 ecotype wild-type chromosome 6, ASM1957865v1, whole genome shotgun sequence:
- the LOC8272391 gene encoding exocyst complex component EXO70A1, with the protein MVVAVTTATGMESLSERAAKMRESLQKSQTITDNVVSILGSFDSRLSALETAMRPTQIRTHAIRKAHENIDKTLKSAEVILAQFDISRQAEAKILRGPHEDLESYLVAIDQLRSNIRFFSSSKGFKSSESVLNNANSLLAKAISKLEEEFRQLLASYSKSVEPDRLFECLPESMQPSAGSPLNHNGGRNHSEQPNNNPETGAFKHLTLIPPRILPLLHDLAQQMVQAGHQQQLFSIYRDTRSSVLEESLHKLGVEKLSKEDVQKMQWEVLEAKIGNWIHFMRIAVKVLFAGERRVCDQIFEGFDSLRDQCFAGCTASSVSMLLSFGEAIARSKRSPEKLFVLLDMYEIMRELHSEIEAVFKGKACAEIRESTFGLTKRLAQTAQETFGDFEEAVEKDATKTAVLDGTVHPLTSYVINYVKFLFDYQSTLKQLFQEFENGAETSSQLASVTMRIMQALQTNLDGKSKQYKDQALTHLFLMNNIHYMVRSVRRSEAKDLLGDDWVQRHRRIVQQHANQYKRNAWAKILQCLSAQGLTSSGGGSAVPGEGGSGSGASRGIVKDRFKTFNMQFEELHQKQSQWTVPDTELRESLRLAVAEVLLPAYRSFVKRFGPLVESGKNPQKYIKYNPEDLERMLGEFFEGKTLNEPRR; encoded by the exons ATGGTTGTAGCAGTGACGACGGCGACGGGAATGGAATCGCTAAGCGAGAGAGCAGCGAAGATGAGAGAAAGTCTTCAAAAGAGCCAAACGATAACTGATAATGTTGTCTCTATTCTTGGCTCTTTTGACAGCCGCCTTTCTGCTCTTGAAACCGCTATGCGTCCTACTCAG atAAGAACACATGCTATAAGGAAAGCTCATGAGAACATTGATAAGACTTTAAAGTCTGCGGAGGTTATATTGGCTCAATTCGATATTTCTCGGCAG GCAGAGGCTAAAATACTTAGAGGACCGCACGAGGACTTGGAAAGTTACCTTGTGGCCATCGATCAGCTAAGAAGCAACATTCGTTTTTTCAGCAGTAGTAAAGGCTTTAAGAGCAGTGAGTCAGTGCTCAATAATGCAAATAGCTTACTTGCTAAAGCTATTTCGAAGCTAGAAGAGGAGTTTAGGCAGCTATTAGCATCTTACAG CAAGTCTGTTGAACCTGATCGTCTCTTTGAGTGCCTTCCTGAATCGATGCAACCATCAGCTGGATCGCCTTTAAACCATAACGGTGGCAGAAATCATTCTGAGCAGCCAAATAATAATCCAGAAACTGGGGCTTTCAAACATCTTACTCTCATTCCTCCAAGGATTCTACCTTTGTTGCACGATTTAGCTCAACAAATGGTTCAAGCTGGACATCAACAGCAGTTATTTAGTATTTACAG GGATACCCGCTCTTCAGTTTTGGAAGAAAGCCTCCACAAGTTAGGAGTAGAAAAACTCAGCAAAGAGGATGTCCAAAAGATGCAATGGGAGGTGTTGGAGGCCAAGATTGGGAATTGGATACATTTTATGCGCATTGCT GTGAAAGTCCTGTTTGCTGGAGAAAGAAGAGTTTGTGACCAAATATTTGAGGGGTTCGATTCTCTTCGAGATCAGTGTTTTGCTGGATGTACTGCTAGTAGTGTCTCAATGCTTCTTAGTTTTGGGGAGGCAATTGCCAGAAGCAAAAGATCACCTGAAAAGTTATTTGTACTTCTAGACATGTATGAGATTATGAGAGAACTTCATTCAGAG ATTGAGGCTGTTTTCAAGGGTAAAGCTTGTGCAGAAATTAGGGAATCTACATTTGGTTTGACTAAACGGCTTGCACAAACAGCTCAAGAAACATTTGGTGATTTTGAAGAAGCAGTTGAAAAGGATGCAACAAAAACTGCTGTATTGGATGGAACGGTCCATCCCCTAACAAGCTATGTGATTAACTACGTGAAATTTCTATTCGA CTATCAATCAACCTTGAAACAACTCTTTCAAGAATTTGAGAATGGAGCTGAAACAAGTTCACAGTTAGCTTCTGTGACGATGCGAATAATGCAGGCTCTTCAAACCAATCTTGATGGAAAATCTAAGCAGTATAAAGATCAAGCTTTGACTCACTTGTTTCTCATGAATAATATTCACTACATGGTCCGATCTGTGCGCAG ATCTGAAGCCAAGGATTTGTTAGGGGATGATTGGGTTCAAAGACATAGAAGGATTGTGCAACAGCATGCAAATCAATACAAAAGGAATGCATGGGCaaag ATTCTCCAGTGTCTGTCTGCACAAGGCTTAACATCATCAGGGGGTGGTAGTGCAGTACCTGGCGAGGGAGGAAGTGGAAGTGGAGCTTCGAGAGGCATTGTCAAAGACAG GTTTAAGACTTTCAATATGCAATTTGAGGAGCTTCACCAAAAACAATCTCAGTGGACTGTTCCTGACACTGAGTTGCGAGAGTCTCTAAGGCTTGCAGTTGCTGAAGTCTTGTTACCTGCCTATAGATCATTTGTGAAACGTTTTGG GCCTTTAGTTGAGAGTGGTAAGAACCCCCAGAAGTACATTAAGTACAACCCAGAGGATCTGGAAAGGATGCTGGGTGAATTTTTTGAAGGGAAGACTTTGAATGAGCCCAGGCGGTAA